In Trichocoleus desertorum NBK24, the following are encoded in one genomic region:
- a CDS encoding transposase: MNWVAEELWDVDLGDARRNRRLVKIVEDLVAQPNESVPQASRDEAAVQGVYEFWDNARVSDREILSPHQRRTVERAAGYETVLAIQDTSEVD, from the coding sequence GGGTCGCGGAGGAGTTATGGGATGTAGATTTAGGAGATGCACGGCGGAATCGGCGGTTAGTGAAGATCGTGGAAGACTTAGTGGCGCAGCCAAACGAAAGTGTGCCGCAAGCGAGCCGAGATGAAGCAGCAGTGCAGGGCGTGTATGAGTTTTGGGACAATGCGCGAGTGAGCGATCGCGAAATATTGAGCCCGCATCAGCGGCGGACAGTGGAACGGGCAGCAGGCTATGAAACAGTCTTAGCGATTCAAGATACGAGTGAAGTGGATTAA
- a CDS encoding IS4 family transposase — protein sequence MDYSDRKATRGLGPISNAKARGLKVHTVLAASGDGVPLGLLGQEVWARSQKGVAKDARSRAIADKESKRWIEGLELSQTLVPAEKQLITIADREADIYELFAHPRRQGSEFLIRAAQNRNTKSTSVSGEVKPLFSAIRLSTVAGEITLKLQRTPRRRERLAVLNVRYGQFWLQPPAHLASLGAIEVNVVLAEEEKPPTGEKAVVWLLLTTVKVETFEEACQCLKWYSKRWLIERYFYVLKSGCRVEELQLESAGRLRFAIACYSMVAWRLLWLTYEARQHPEQSVAGILETAEWQVLYCRSHQTKEVPQVAPSLGESVLWIAKLGGFLGRKGDGEPGVETLWRGLGKLHEMAATWELMQS from the coding sequence GTGGATTATAGCGATCGCAAAGCGACACGGGGATTGGGACCGATTAGTAATGCCAAAGCGCGCGGGTTGAAAGTGCATACGGTTTTGGCAGCGAGTGGAGATGGAGTGCCTTTAGGGTTGCTGGGGCAAGAAGTGTGGGCGCGATCGCAGAAGGGAGTCGCGAAGGATGCCCGGAGTCGAGCGATTGCCGACAAAGAGAGTAAGAGATGGATCGAAGGTTTGGAGCTGAGTCAGACGTTAGTCCCGGCAGAGAAACAGTTAATTACGATCGCGGATCGAGAAGCCGATATTTACGAACTCTTCGCACATCCGCGCCGTCAGGGGAGTGAGTTTCTGATTCGCGCGGCACAAAATCGGAACACGAAATCTACCTCTGTCAGTGGAGAAGTGAAGCCGTTATTCAGTGCGATTCGGCTGAGCACTGTGGCAGGAGAAATCACGTTGAAGCTGCAACGGACGCCGCGACGGCGAGAGCGGTTAGCCGTGTTGAACGTGCGCTATGGGCAGTTTTGGTTGCAGCCGCCCGCCCATTTGGCATCCTTGGGAGCGATTGAGGTGAATGTGGTGTTGGCGGAGGAAGAGAAACCGCCGACCGGAGAGAAAGCGGTGGTGTGGCTGCTGCTGACGACGGTCAAAGTGGAGACGTTTGAGGAGGCATGCCAATGCTTGAAATGGTATTCCAAGCGCTGGTTAATCGAGCGTTATTTCTATGTTTTAAAGAGTGGATGCCGAGTGGAAGAATTGCAGCTGGAGAGTGCGGGGCGGTTAAGGTTCGCGATCGCGTGTTACTCAATGGTAGCGTGGCGACTGCTGTGGTTGACGTATGAAGCGCGGCAGCATCCAGAGCAAAGTGTTGCTGGGATCTTAGAGACAGCGGAATGGCAAGTGTTGTACTGCCGATCGCATCAAACAAAAGAGGTGCCGCAAGTGGCTCCAAGCTTGGGTGAGAGCGTGTTGTGGATTGCGAAGTTGGGCGGATTTTTAGGGCGTAAAGGGGATGGTGAGCCCGGGGTAGAGACCTTATGGCGAGGGTTAGGAAAGCTGCATGAAATGGCAGCGACCTGGGAGCTAATGCAGAGCTAG
- a CDS encoding protelomerase family protein, with protein sequence MDRDLLHKATAQAKTKWLEKALKTLLPQVWDLSIHTPDTQEKVAAWAQQIDQMFAAQKLTTPSQQKNRRTDIVNALRVLHPEHPAIAHVLLPSNVYTVMNNEQASRLNARENKFFTSQQANLLVERAIALLESDEPDEVAAGLSVLVGRRISEILLSQFKPKTAYSLLFSEAVKRRGEVGLEFEIPTLAPADLVLRAIAHLKQVWSIEELRALNLPNNHLKRRINAKYSGVPHACRKHFADLVPGREAENDDGERLYTHLFRAVYAEIATYYYKPQWVPDHRFKAEIQGHFKLTTDGQKLPNYSARQNYDDYLIRDRSPGESGVKLGLPGVEILEVFQKEAAMVEDEDSGSIVTGESPEAHLRLEQGTINALLYRAVDRLLFSKEWAEVATGLLLVTGRTIDTLLSAIPSPKTGFSILVEGVEVPTLTTANQVISAWNQFRQLAPLPLPEIDGAVQAVGDRSFHDLVPLHGVEALRALYSCLALHWFCPPAVPEADFLSAIAAPNPRPFETVNPNRGVKLAQHNVEVLACFQSQAHSVHPEEVAAMPDTPHEAATVAEAPTELAPNKLRPRRKSVSVDADLLRSVAANFGLEIRGKGGTVGLSYESALAELLSLLAEPEGVRSPAEGPSHEAILTTTPPTAPSDPTLAIALADQARTLAWLTGRLEALEQEVHTLRQERDAAIALVNQGNSSPEWERLQQENQRLQQERDLATNKLEAFRNLLIGDRDGQSNRQSNQEFGAIAGSLPVPQKPFAPTSQAASHSQSAPATKSATPSQAVPSKPARKRLPEDQALDNIRRAVHAIMDFNNQGDRTLNEKWYISFPVLQTLLRANGLSANQNNVSTVFEEMQQALEQHHDQHHLGSRHNRRHPDISKIAQLVFLDS encoded by the coding sequence ATGGATAGAGATCTGCTCCATAAAGCCACAGCTCAAGCTAAAACAAAATGGTTGGAAAAGGCGCTGAAAACCCTATTGCCTCAAGTGTGGGATCTCTCTATCCATACGCCTGATACGCAGGAGAAGGTAGCTGCCTGGGCTCAGCAAATTGACCAGATGTTTGCAGCGCAAAAGCTAACGACGCCAAGCCAGCAGAAAAATCGGCGCACTGATATTGTCAATGCTTTGCGGGTGCTTCATCCGGAGCATCCTGCGATCGCCCATGTCCTGCTCCCTTCTAACGTCTATACCGTCATGAACAATGAGCAGGCCAGTCGCCTCAATGCTCGGGAAAACAAGTTCTTTACCAGTCAGCAGGCCAATCTGTTAGTCGAGCGGGCGATCGCGCTGCTAGAGAGTGATGAGCCAGATGAAGTCGCAGCGGGATTATCGGTCTTAGTCGGACGCCGCATTAGTGAGATTCTCCTGTCTCAGTTCAAACCGAAGACGGCCTACAGTTTGCTGTTCTCGGAAGCGGTGAAGCGCCGGGGGGAGGTGGGGCTAGAGTTTGAAATCCCGACGTTGGCTCCAGCAGACTTGGTGCTAAGGGCGATCGCTCATCTTAAACAGGTTTGGAGCATTGAGGAACTCAGGGCACTCAACCTTCCTAACAACCATCTCAAACGGCGCATTAATGCCAAGTATTCTGGGGTGCCTCATGCTTGCCGAAAACACTTCGCGGATTTGGTGCCAGGACGGGAGGCGGAGAACGATGATGGGGAACGGCTCTACACTCATTTGTTTCGGGCGGTGTATGCCGAGATTGCCACCTACTACTACAAACCCCAGTGGGTGCCAGACCATCGCTTTAAGGCGGAAATTCAGGGGCACTTCAAGTTGACGACGGATGGGCAGAAACTGCCCAACTACTCGGCTCGGCAGAATTACGATGACTACCTGATTCGCGATCGCTCTCCTGGTGAATCAGGCGTGAAACTAGGGCTGCCAGGAGTAGAAATCTTAGAGGTGTTTCAGAAGGAAGCAGCAATGGTGGAGGATGAGGACTCAGGTTCAATCGTGACAGGTGAGTCTCCAGAGGCTCACCTGAGGCTGGAGCAAGGCACGATTAATGCTCTCCTCTATCGGGCGGTCGATCGCCTCTTGTTCTCCAAAGAGTGGGCGGAGGTGGCAACGGGATTACTGCTGGTGACGGGGCGAACCATCGATACCCTGCTGTCGGCAATCCCCTCGCCAAAAACTGGGTTCTCCATTCTCGTCGAGGGTGTCGAAGTTCCCACTCTCACCACTGCTAATCAGGTGATCTCGGCCTGGAATCAGTTTCGTCAACTTGCACCTCTACCCCTGCCAGAAATTGACGGAGCGGTTCAAGCGGTGGGCGATCGCTCTTTTCATGACTTGGTACCGCTTCACGGTGTTGAGGCGTTAAGAGCCCTCTACAGTTGCCTGGCTCTTCACTGGTTTTGCCCGCCAGCAGTTCCAGAAGCAGATTTCTTGAGTGCGATCGCTGCTCCAAACCCCAGGCCTTTTGAAACTGTGAACCCCAATCGAGGGGTGAAGCTCGCTCAGCACAATGTTGAAGTCCTTGCATGCTTTCAATCTCAAGCTCATTCTGTCCATCCAGAGGAGGTCGCTGCAATGCCTGATACCCCACATGAAGCAGCCACAGTGGCAGAGGCTCCCACTGAGCTTGCTCCCAACAAACTGCGCCCACGGCGCAAGTCTGTTTCGGTGGATGCTGATTTGCTGCGTTCGGTGGCCGCCAACTTTGGCCTTGAGATTCGCGGCAAGGGTGGAACGGTGGGACTCAGCTATGAATCAGCACTTGCAGAGTTACTGTCTCTGTTGGCAGAACCTGAGGGGGTGCGATCGCCTGCGGAGGGGCCGAGTCACGAAGCGATTCTTACTACAACACCACCCACAGCGCCTAGCGATCCCACTCTCGCGATCGCCCTCGCCGACCAGGCCCGCACCTTGGCTTGGCTCACCGGCAGGCTGGAGGCTTTGGAACAGGAAGTCCACACTCTCCGACAAGAGCGTGATGCCGCGATCGCGCTCGTGAACCAAGGCAATTCATCCCCAGAGTGGGAGCGGCTGCAACAGGAAAATCAGCGACTCCAACAAGAACGAGACTTGGCAACCAACAAGCTAGAAGCGTTTCGCAATCTGCTCATCGGCGATCGGGATGGACAATCTAATCGCCAATCTAATCAAGAATTCGGCGCGATCGCTGGCTCCCTTCCAGTACCGCAAAAACCTTTTGCCCCTACTAGTCAAGCAGCTAGCCACAGTCAGTCCGCTCCTGCGACAAAATCGGCAACTCCGTCTCAGGCGGTTCCTTCTAAGCCTGCCCGCAAACGCCTCCCGGAAGACCAAGCTCTGGACAACATTCGCCGCGCCGTTCACGCCATTATGGACTTCAACAACCAAGGCGATCGGACCTTAAATGAAAAATGGTACATCTCTTTTCCTGTCCTCCAAACCCTACTACGAGCCAACGGGCTGTCCGCCAATCAAAACAATGTCAGTACCGTCTTTGAGGAAATGCAGCAAGCGTTGGAACAGCATCATGACCAACACCACCTCGGCTCCAGGCATAACCGCAGACATCCTGATATCTCCAAAATTGCTCAGCTCGTTTTTCTGGACTCGTGA
- a CDS encoding GIY-YIG nuclease family protein: protein MSEPQLLELHYVYIARCANGSLYTGYSKSVEQRIAAHNAGKGGRYTRANCPIELLVCWPFQTKTEALKTEYAIKQLPRQTKLALAVGRYVPEWLDASLR, encoded by the coding sequence ATGAGCGAGCCACAGCTGCTAGAACTGCACTATGTGTACATCGCTCGTTGTGCCAACGGTTCCTTGTACACCGGTTATAGCAAAAGTGTGGAGCAGCGAATTGCGGCTCACAATGCTGGCAAGGGGGGACGCTACACCAGAGCCAACTGCCCCATAGAACTGCTCGTCTGTTGGCCTTTTCAAACAAAAACAGAGGCATTGAAGACGGAATATGCGATCAAACAGTTGCCCCGTCAAACAAAGCTTGCTTTAGCAGTCGGTAGGTATGTCCCTGAGTGGTTAGATGCTTCTCTGAGATAA
- a CDS encoding Mu transposase C-terminal domain-containing protein, whose amino-acid sequence MGVEGEEAAIASARGGANENEAHQRLRSLSLEEQERLSVLQQLLATADQPDYIKRQRAVAEKLGISDRSVRRLLRQLREEGVAQVVRRVRSDRGAARIGKDWQKFIVQTYKDGNRGSRSISPAQVAVRVKVRAQELGLEDYPSHMTVYRLLKPLTAQGQRPKRSLGWREDCLVLKTAEGLEIPIEWSNQVWQADHTRADVLVVDQFGQLLGRPWLTIVIDTYSRCVMGFHLGFDAPSAWVVCLALRHAILPKQYSSAYELQGNWGTYGLPQYLYTDKGKDFRSQHLQQVASELKIVPCLRRKPSDGGIVERPFGTFNTQFFSTLPGYVSGNVETRSPVAETEACLTLMQLEQLLVRYLVDHYNQAIDARMGDQSRIGRWEAGRIAQLPLLGERELDLCLMRRDQRRVYRSGYLQFASLTYQGEHLAAYEGETVILRYNPRDITTVYVYLLQDNQEVFLTRAHAMGWETETLSYREAQALSERRRAAGKAISNGAMLEEVRDRGQRIKKLQKQQKQQKQNENTPAKPDVAKRDARIDAPDPLINSPATEPAASEPEPIKPKKPVPYVRVYDYEDLKREAGLL is encoded by the coding sequence ATGGGTGTGGAAGGAGAAGAGGCGGCGATCGCCAGCGCTCGCGGGGGAGCGAATGAAAATGAAGCTCACCAAAGATTGCGCTCCTTGAGCCTAGAGGAACAGGAGCGATTAAGTGTATTGCAGCAGTTGTTGGCAACCGCGGATCAGCCCGATTACATAAAACGGCAGCGAGCGGTTGCTGAGAAGTTGGGGATCAGCGATCGCAGCGTGCGGCGACTGCTGCGGCAGCTTCGGGAGGAGGGAGTCGCCCAAGTGGTGCGGCGGGTGCGATCGGATCGGGGAGCGGCGCGAATTGGGAAAGACTGGCAAAAGTTTATCGTTCAAACGTATAAGGATGGCAATCGGGGGAGTCGATCGATCAGTCCGGCTCAAGTGGCAGTGCGGGTAAAAGTGCGGGCCCAGGAATTAGGCCTCGAAGACTACCCTAGCCACATGACGGTATACCGCCTCTTAAAGCCTCTGACGGCGCAGGGACAGCGACCGAAGCGATCGTTGGGTTGGCGCGAAGACTGTCTAGTTCTCAAGACTGCTGAGGGGTTAGAAATTCCGATTGAGTGGTCAAATCAAGTGTGGCAGGCGGATCACACGCGCGCCGATGTGCTGGTGGTGGATCAGTTTGGGCAATTGTTAGGGCGACCGTGGCTAACGATCGTGATTGACACCTACTCACGGTGCGTTATGGGATTTCATCTCGGCTTCGATGCGCCGAGTGCGTGGGTGGTGTGTTTAGCGTTGCGTCACGCCATATTGCCGAAGCAATACAGTTCTGCATACGAATTGCAGGGGAACTGGGGGACATATGGATTGCCGCAGTATTTATATACAGATAAGGGCAAAGATTTTCGATCGCAGCACTTGCAGCAAGTGGCAAGCGAATTAAAGATCGTGCCGTGTCTGCGGCGCAAACCCTCAGATGGGGGCATTGTGGAGCGACCGTTTGGCACCTTCAACACGCAGTTTTTCTCAACCCTTCCGGGCTATGTCAGCGGTAATGTGGAGACGCGATCGCCCGTTGCGGAGACGGAAGCCTGTCTAACGCTCATGCAACTAGAGCAATTGTTAGTGAGATACCTTGTGGATCACTATAACCAGGCGATCGATGCCCGGATGGGCGACCAAAGCCGCATCGGGCGATGGGAAGCAGGACGGATTGCCCAACTGCCGCTGCTGGGCGAGCGTGAGTTGGATCTGTGTTTGATGCGACGGGACCAGCGCCGGGTGTATCGAAGTGGCTATCTTCAGTTTGCCAGCCTCACTTACCAGGGTGAGCATTTAGCGGCTTATGAAGGAGAGACTGTGATTTTGCGCTACAACCCGCGCGACATCACCACGGTTTATGTTTACCTACTCCAGGACAACCAGGAAGTGTTTCTCACCCGTGCCCATGCAATGGGATGGGAAACTGAGACCTTGTCGTATCGGGAAGCGCAAGCTCTGAGTGAACGGCGGCGGGCAGCAGGCAAAGCGATTAGCAATGGCGCGATGCTAGAGGAAGTGCGCGATCGCGGTCAGCGCATCAAGAAACTCCAAAAGCAGCAAAAGCAGCAAAAACAAAATGAGAATACCCCTGCGAAACCCGATGTTGCGAAGAGGGATGCACGCATTGATGCACCGGATCCCCTGATCAATTCGCCTGCGACAGAACCTGCTGCGTCAGAGCCAGAGCCGATCAAGCCCAAAAAGCCCGTGCCCTATGTGCGGGTTTATGACTATGAAGACCTGAAACGGGAGGCAGGCTTACTGTGA
- a CDS encoding TniB family NTP-binding protein, producing MSDREIEIIVLPPRQVDAATQQQIERLQRHCIVELESVQQFHAWLDDKRQCRQACRVIGDSRTGKTIACDAYRLRYASQTASGDAPTVPVIYWHATTETGQRELFVGLLEHLKYRITNGTISDLRDRVYRLLRACQVEMIILDEAHRFRPKTFSEIRDIFDLLGIAVVLVGTDRLDAVVRRDEQVHNRFMACHRFHRFDSRALEDTTAIWEEYVLRLPQPSNLTSVAMQKILAATTRGYLGTLDEILRNAARRALQSGQSRIEGSLLSQVALEYK from the coding sequence GTGAGCGATCGCGAGATTGAAATCATTGTTCTTCCTCCCCGTCAGGTCGATGCTGCAACGCAACAGCAAATCGAACGCCTGCAACGCCACTGCATCGTGGAACTCGAATCGGTGCAACAGTTTCATGCCTGGTTAGACGACAAGCGGCAGTGTCGGCAGGCTTGCCGGGTGATTGGCGATTCTCGAACGGGAAAAACGATTGCTTGTGATGCGTATCGGCTGAGATACGCATCACAAACCGCCAGTGGGGATGCCCCAACGGTACCTGTGATTTATTGGCACGCAACGACCGAAACCGGGCAGCGAGAACTGTTTGTGGGGCTACTGGAGCATTTGAAATACCGCATCACTAACGGCACAATTTCGGACCTACGCGATCGCGTCTATCGCCTGCTGCGGGCATGTCAGGTCGAAATGATCATCCTGGATGAAGCGCATCGGTTTCGCCCCAAAACTTTCTCAGAAATTCGGGACATTTTCGACCTGTTAGGGATTGCTGTCGTGTTGGTGGGAACGGATCGCCTCGATGCCGTTGTGCGCCGCGACGAACAGGTGCATAACCGCTTTATGGCGTGTCATCGCTTTCATCGGTTTGATAGTCGAGCCTTAGAGGATACGACAGCGATTTGGGAGGAATATGTGTTGCGATTGCCGCAGCCCTCCAACCTTACCAGTGTCGCGATGCAGAAAATCCTGGCCGCGACCACGCGGGGCTACCTGGGCACACTCGATGAGATTCTGCGGAACGCTGCCCGTCGCGCTTTGCAGAGTGGGCAATCGCGGATCGAGGGATCGTTGTTGAGTCAGGTCGCGCTGGAGTACAAGTGA
- a CDS encoding helix-turn-helix transcriptional regulator, producing MVSDSWVFRIVPGPGESFGHFLGRFRRANELSHKAIADHLGVRVEWVSAWESPSRRRNPTDLQLLALSRLVEIDCKRLKKMLPPSRLHLQTRLCAACYAETPIHQVGWQRLGVERCDRHHLRLLSACPICQTGFRTPALWDDECCERCGLPLSQMHSYQEPEGARSSQLRP from the coding sequence ATGGTCTCAGATAGCTGGGTATTTCGCATCGTTCCCGGACCGGGTGAGAGCTTCGGGCATTTTCTAGGTCGGTTTCGTCGCGCCAACGAGTTGAGCCACAAAGCGATCGCCGACCATTTAGGGGTGCGGGTGGAGTGGGTGAGCGCGTGGGAATCTCCTTCACGCCGACGGAACCCCACGGATTTACAACTGCTGGCCTTATCGAGGTTAGTAGAGATTGATTGCAAGCGGTTGAAGAAGATGCTGCCACCGAGTCGTTTGCACCTACAAACTCGCTTGTGTGCGGCTTGTTATGCAGAGACACCCATACACCAAGTTGGCTGGCAACGCTTGGGAGTTGAGCGATGCGATCGCCATCACCTGCGCTTGTTGTCCGCCTGTCCTATCTGTCAGACAGGTTTTCGGACCCCTGCCTTGTGGGATGACGAATGCTGCGAGCGTTGTGGGTTGCCCTTGAGCCAAATGCACTCCTATCAGGAACCAGAGGGGGCGCGATCATCCCAGCTTCGACCCTAA